The Candidatus Binatia bacterium sequence ACGACAGCGCGTACAGCACGTGGTCTTCCGGTCGCGCTTGTGGCCCGGCATCGGGACAGCTGCGACACAATCGGCGTGAGGGGCGGTGGATCTACGGGCGACGGATCGCCACGGTCGAACCGGTGTTTGGCAACATTCAGAACAAGGAGCTACGCCGCTTCACGTTGCGGGGGAAGCGGAAAGTGGACACGCAGTGGAAACTCTTCACGCTGGTGCACAACATCGAGAAGATCGCGAACTACGCCGCGGCATGAACCCGGAGCAGACCTGGGTCACGATGTTTCAGAGGTCCCCACTCACCCCGAACGGACCGTAGGATGAGATCCGCTCTACCACGGACGCCGCGAGAGCCGTTTGCCAACCGCTACCGAGTTTTTCTACAAGCTCGTTAGGCCGCGCGACGGGAACGTTTGGAAGCGCCGATGCACTCCAACCGATCGAGAGTGTCCGGGAAGCGACGCACGAGCAGGATGAGCGCAGCAGCCTGTTCGTTGGGCTTGCTCCGGCCCTGTTCCCATCGCTCCAGGGTACGCGGATTGATGCGTAGCTTCCGCGCGAACACGCCTTGCGACATCTTGAGCCGTTCTCTGGTGTCGCGCACCAATGTCCCTGTCACCCGCAGGAGAGGCGGTGCGGCCAACCCGTGGGTGCGGAGTGTGAGCTTGCCCTCGCAGTGGGCCCGCATGGCGTGCACACCCTCGACTAGTTCGCCGAAGAGATCGCGCCGCTTGGGTTTCATCGGATCACCTTGTCCTTTTCCGAGGCGCCTGCCGCCGCGCCAGGCGCGCCTGCCGTTCTACGTTGATGGCGGCCTTGAGGGTACGCTTCTGGGCGGGCGTGAGGTCCTTGAGTTCGTCTTTTCCAAAGAGCGTCATAAACCAAATCTGCGCGTCTTCGATGAAGTGGTGACAAGCTCGACGCGGCGCCGCAGCAGGTGCTAGTGACCGTCAGTCTGCCTGCGCGCGCTGAAACGCTGGCCGAGTGGCGAGGCGGCCGACATAGGCTTCGAGCACCGGGTGACCGCTCAATATGCCCATCATCTGCGCCCAGCCCAAGGTTGAACCGACCATCACATCGGCGACGGAGAACTGGTCACCCAGGATGAAGCTCTTGCCAGCGAGCGCCTGTTCGAGGACCTGTGCGACCTGTGCGAACTTGGTGCGGCCCGCCTCGGCGGCTGCGGCCGAACGTTGGGCCTCCGGCAGCATCACCGTGTGGAGCACGACCTCGATCACGGGTGGCTCGAGCGTGGCCATGGTGTAGAACATCCACTGGTAGTAGAGCCCCCGCGCCGGTGTGCCGACGGCGGGTGCCATGTGCTTCTCGGGAAACTTGTCGGCCAAGTAGGCGCAGATCGCCGCCGACTCAAACAGTGTCAGGTCGCCATCAACCAAGGCTGGCACCGCGCCGTGAGGATGGATCTTCATGTACTCCGGCGATTTGTGTTCGCCCTTGCTCATGTCGAGTCGCACCAGGGTGTAGGGCGCGCCGATTTCCTCCAGCAGCCAGCGGGGTCTGACCGAACGTGTTTGCGCGGCATGGTACAGCTTCATCGTTGTCTCCTTTCGATTGGGTGGTGCGGCTGCTGTATGCTGATCAAGTTCGTATGCTAAGTCCAGTGGGCTGCGCCCAGCGTCGGTTTGACGGGACCGCTCCCCGTTGGGTCGCTTGGGGCGGCTTCGAATGGGACTTGACTAAAATGCACCGAGTTTCATGCCTCAAGCCCTCTATTGGGAGAAGGAAGCGCTGACAGTGGTTGCCCGAGACGACACAACACGATCAACACATCGCCCACGCCCGGCGCCGTCCCCGATACGCCGCGAGTTGGCAGCCATCGGACGGCACCCGCGGAAGCGGCTCGGACAGCACTTTCTTGCTGACCCGCAGGTGGCGCGGCGCATCGTCGATCTGGCCGGCCTGTGCGCCACCGACCGCGTGATCGAGATCGGCCCGGGTCTCGGCGCCCTCTCTGATCTGCTGGTGGAACGCGCCGGCGAGGCCTGGCTCATCGAAGTGGACCGGGACCTCGCCGAACGGCTGCGCTTGAAGTACGCGGCGTCCCTGCCGCAGGTGCACGTCGTCGAAGCCGATGCCTTGGCGGTCGACTTTGCCGCGTTGCTGGGTCCTGGCGCAGCGGCGGTGGTCGTCGCCAATCTCCCGTACAACATTGCGACAGCGGTGCTGGCCGCACTGTTGGCGCAGCCGGAATGTTTCTCGCGTATGGTGCTGATGCTGCAACGCGAGGTCGTGGAGCGCCTCGTGGCGCGCCCCGGCGGCAAAATCTACGGTGCCTTGTCGGTCCTCACCCAGTTCTCGGCGCGCGTGCGGCCAGCGATGCGCGTGGAACCCGGGGCCTTCGTGCCGCGCCCCAAGGTGGAATCGGACGTCGTCATCGTCGAGCCGTACCGGCAGCCACCGGTGCCGGTTACAGACCCAGCGCTGTTCAGGCGTCTGGTCAAAGCGGCGTTCAGCCAGCGCCGCAAGCAGGTGGCAAACAGCTTGCGCGCGTTGTGCGGCGACGCCGTGGAGATCCTTCGCCAGGTGAACATCGATCCCATGCGTCGGCCCGAAACCATGAGCCTGGCGGAGTTCGCAGCGCTGGCGAATGTGCTGGCCCGCGGCAACACAGCGGTCGGTCCGGTTCCTCTCCTTCCCGGAGAAGATGAAGGTGAGGGGATGTCGTGAAGGCTTCGACCTCTTGCCTGCCGCAGCCCGACACCGCCCGGGGCGATGCCCCGGGCTCACGAATGGCCGCCCCGTTGGGGCTGCTGTTCTCCGCCAGTTGGACTGCTTTGGTATCAGCCCTGAAAGGGCGGCAAGCCATGAGCCCAGGGCAACGCCCCATATGCGGTCACCTAACCTGGGAGTCTGCCTGTTTGAACGGAACAATATCCTGTACGCCGAAGGCGTTTCGCACCATAGCCCAGGGTTGCCGCGTTTTTTCAGCGGCTACCCTGGGCGACTGGAGTGCATGCTCGCAGCCGCCTACGCCCGGGGTAGCCACAAGAAGGCAACCCCGGGCTACGATGCACAACACCTTCGGTGTAAGAACCGCTGCCGGCCAATCATTCCAGATGCATAGGTTAACGCATATGGGGCAACGCCCTGGGCGACGGACGGCGCATGTTCATGGGCAGCCCTTCGACGTTGCTCAGGACATGCCTGTCGAAGGGTCTGTCTCCCGTTTATCGACAGTTCCGGAGGGAGAGGGCAATGCACGCGTCCTCTCCTCTTCACATGCCCGAGCTTCCTGAGGTCGAAACGATTCGCCGTTCGCTCCGCCCGCTCATCGGCCAGCGGATCAAGGCGGTGGAGGTGGTGGAGCCGCGGCTGCGGCGACGCATTGCTGACGATTTTGGTCGCCAGCTGATCAACCAGACAATCGAAGCGATCGAGCGGCGGGGCAAGTATCTGCTGCTCCACCTGTCGGGGGGCGCGTGTCTGCTTGCCCACCTCGGTATGACCGGGGCGCTCTTGCTGCAGCCGTTGGGGACGCCACGGCAGCCGCACGATCACGTGCGCTTCCAACTCTCGGCTGGCCTGCAACTCTCGTATAACGATCCGCGCCGCTTCGGCCTCTTACAGGTCGGTCGGGAAGATGAGTTTGCCGAGTTGGCACACATCG is a genomic window containing:
- the rsmA gene encoding 16S rRNA (adenine(1518)-N(6)/adenine(1519)-N(6))-dimethyltransferase RsmA; the protein is MAAIGRHPRKRLGQHFLADPQVARRIVDLAGLCATDRVIEIGPGLGALSDLLVERAGEAWLIEVDRDLAERLRLKYAASLPQVHVVEADALAVDFAALLGPGAAAVVVANLPYNIATAVLAALLAQPECFSRMVLMLQREVVERLVARPGGKIYGALSVLTQFSARVRPAMRVEPGAFVPRPKVESDVVIVEPYRQPPVPVTDPALFRRLVKAAFSQRRKQVANSLRALCGDAVEILRQVNIDPMRRPETMSLAEFAALANVLARGNTAVGPVPLLPGEDEGEGMS
- a CDS encoding glutathione S-transferase family protein, with protein sequence MKLYHAAQTRSVRPRWLLEEIGAPYTLVRLDMSKGEHKSPEYMKIHPHGAVPALVDGDLTLFESAAICAYLADKFPEKHMAPAVGTPARGLYYQWMFYTMATLEPPVIEVVLHTVMLPEAQRSAAAAEAGRTKFAQVAQVLEQALAGKSFILGDQFSVADVMVGSTLGWAQMMGILSGHPVLEAYVGRLATRPAFQRAQAD
- a CDS encoding helix-turn-helix domain-containing protein, with product MKPKRRDLFGELVEGVHAMRAHCEGKLTLRTHGLAAPPLLRVTGTLVRDTRERLKMSQGVFARKLRINPRTLERWEQGRSKPNEQAAALILLVRRFPDTLDRLECIGASKRSRRAA